One segment of Haliotis asinina isolate JCU_RB_2024 chromosome 12, JCU_Hal_asi_v2, whole genome shotgun sequence DNA contains the following:
- the LOC137257943 gene encoding cilia- and flagella-associated protein 263-like produces MAESETMSVDTSNDTAEDPLQDLTDEQLFQLVEETLRANEVLAAETQMFEKFLKRVEPKDMPGVVVQPTMGALQSQSTQEMRGVGRKRSKSRSSNLDKSLKLTAEQKCDIAQREIEELREEIEKLKEDSEKIMDTYKAIMEEADMRLAEMKKDSYEFDRDIVKGAVNQRTTKVIAEKVIRYFEDKLRARDTLIEKLRLKNSTLKVQKKKLHLQLKQKEEMGEVLHEVDFNQLKIENQQYLEKIDERNQDLLRLKLMAGNTLQVLNSYKKKLHTLTMESERLGSEISSRNDLLSKIDAETKVVEQERAKAENINRKLRQQLADFRVPEVMEYVSEKADLYEIQKKVKSWERKVEIAEMALKTHRKTWTQMQMGTINGQWRMIEA; encoded by the exons ATGGCGGAATCAGAGACGATGAGTGTTGACACCAGCAATGATACAGCTGAAGATCCACTTCAGGATCTTACAGATGAacaattatttcagctggtgGAAGAGACACT ACGGGCAAATGAGGTCCTTGCTGCAGAAACACAGATGTTTGAGAAATTTCTCAAGCGTGTTGAGCCGAAGGACATGCCTGGAGTGGTGGTTCAACCCACCATGGGAGCCCTTCAGTCTCAGTCCACACAGGAAATGAGAGGTGTGGGACGTAAGCGGTCCAAGTCACGCAGTAGTAACCTGGATAAGTCCCTCAAACTTACTGCTGAACAGAAATGTGACATAGCTCAGAGAGAAATAGAAGAGTTGAGAGAGGAAATAGAGAAGCTGAAGGAAGATTCTGAGAAAATCATGGACACTTACAAG GCAATAATGGAGGAGGCAGACATGCGTCTAGCAGAGATGAAGAAAGACTCCTATGAGTTTGACCGAGACATTGTTAAGGGTGCTGTCAACCAGAGGACAACCAAAGTGATTGCTGAAAAGGTCATCCGTTATTTTGAAGATAAACTCAGAGCAAGG GACACACTCATTGAAAAGCTGAGACTGAAAAATTCCACGCTGAAAGTACAGAAGAAAAAGCTTCATCTTCAGCTGAAACAG AAAGAAGAGATGGGAGAGGTGCTGCATGAGGTGGACTTCAACCAGCTGAAGATTGAGAACCAGCAGTACCTGGAGAAGATCGATGAGAGGAACCAGGACCTGCTGCGCCTCAAGCTGATGGCAGGCAACACACTGCAGGTCCTCAACTCATACAAG AAAAAGCTCCATACACTAACAATGGAGTCTGAACGTCTTGGATCAGAGATATCCTCGAGAAATGACTTGCTGTCCAAGATTGATGCAGAGACCAAGGTTGTTGAGCAG GAGCGAGCCAAGGCTGAGAATATTAACCGCAAACTGCGTCAGCAGCTGGCAGACTTTCGTGTGCCAGAGGTCATGGAGTATGTGTCAGAAAAGGCAGATCTGTATGAGATACAGAAGAAAGTCAAAAGCTGGGAGAGAAAAGTGGAGATTGCTGAG ATGGCTCTGAAGACCCACAGGAAGACATGGACACAGATGCAGATGGGAACAATCAATGGACAATGGAGGATGATTGAAGCCTAA